In Streptomyces sp. NBC_01381, a genomic segment contains:
- a CDS encoding HIT domain-containing protein: MLHSMTSEPEQQIGVGTQDAFQRLWTPHRMAYIQGENKPSGPGADDGCPFCSIPAKSDEDGLVVARGEQVYAVLNLYPYNGGHLMVVPYRHVADYTELTALETAELAEFTKQAMTALRAASGAHGFNIGMNQGTVAGAGIAAHLHQHIVPRWGGDTNFMPVVGHTKVLPQLLADTRKMLADAWPAA; encoded by the coding sequence ATGCTGCACAGCATGACGAGTGAGCCGGAGCAGCAGATCGGAGTGGGGACGCAGGACGCGTTCCAGCGCCTGTGGACGCCCCACCGGATGGCGTACATCCAGGGCGAGAACAAGCCGAGCGGTCCGGGGGCCGACGACGGCTGTCCCTTCTGCTCCATCCCGGCCAAATCCGACGAGGACGGCCTGGTCGTCGCGCGCGGTGAGCAGGTGTACGCGGTGCTCAACCTCTACCCGTACAACGGCGGCCATCTGATGGTCGTGCCCTACCGGCACGTCGCCGACTACACGGAGCTGACGGCGCTGGAGACGGCCGAGCTCGCCGAGTTCACCAAGCAGGCGATGACGGCGCTGCGGGCCGCCTCCGGCGCACACGGCTTCAACATCGGCATGAACCAGGGGACGGTGGCGGGCGCCGGCATCGCCGCGCATCTGCACCAGCACATCGTGCCGCGCTGGGGCGGGGACACGAACTTCATGCCGGTCGTCGGGCACACGAAGGTGCTGCCGCAGCTCCTCGCGGACACCCGCAAGATGCTGGCGGACGCCTGGCCCGCGGCCTAG
- the pdxS gene encoding pyridoxal 5'-phosphate synthase lyase subunit PdxS — protein sequence MSSTLSSSNQSPETGTARVKRGMAEQLKGGVIMDVVNAEQAKIAEDAGAVAVMALERVPADIRKDGGVARMSDPNMIEEIIEAVSIPVMAKSRIGHFVEAQVLQSLGVDYIDESEVLTPADEVNHSDKFAFTTPFVCGATNLGEALRRIAEGAAMIRSKGEAGTGNVVEAVRHLRQIKNEIAKLRGFDNNELYAAAKELRAPYELVKEVSELGKLPVVLFSAGGVATPADAALMRQLGAEGVFVGSGIFKSGDPAARAAAIVKATTFYDDPKIIADASRNLGEAMVGINCDTLPEAERYANRGW from the coding sequence GTGTCCAGCACCCTCTCCAGCAGCAACCAGTCGCCCGAGACCGGCACCGCGCGCGTCAAGCGCGGCATGGCCGAGCAGCTCAAGGGCGGCGTCATCATGGACGTGGTCAACGCCGAGCAGGCGAAGATAGCCGAGGACGCCGGCGCCGTCGCCGTCATGGCCCTGGAGCGGGTCCCGGCCGACATCCGCAAGGACGGCGGCGTGGCCCGGATGTCCGACCCGAACATGATCGAAGAGATCATCGAGGCCGTCTCCATCCCGGTCATGGCCAAGTCCCGCATCGGCCACTTCGTCGAGGCCCAGGTGCTGCAGTCCCTCGGCGTCGACTACATCGACGAGTCCGAGGTCCTGACCCCGGCCGACGAGGTCAACCACAGCGACAAGTTCGCCTTCACGACCCCCTTCGTGTGTGGTGCCACCAACCTGGGCGAGGCCCTGCGCCGCATCGCCGAGGGCGCGGCCATGATCCGCTCCAAGGGCGAGGCCGGCACCGGCAACGTCGTCGAGGCCGTCCGCCACCTGCGCCAGATCAAGAACGAGATCGCCAAGCTGCGCGGCTTCGACAACAACGAGCTGTACGCCGCCGCCAAGGAGCTCCGCGCCCCGTACGAGCTGGTCAAGGAGGTCTCCGAGCTGGGCAAGCTGCCGGTGGTCCTCTTCTCGGCCGGTGGCGTCGCCACCCCCGCCGATGCCGCGCTGATGCGCCAGCTCGGTGCCGAGGGTGTCTTCGTCGGCTCCGGCATCTTCAAGTCGGGCGACCCGGCCGCGCGCGCCGCCGCCATCGTGAAGGCCACCACCTTCTACGACGACCCCAAGATCATCGCGGACGCTTCCCGCAACCTGGGCGAGGCCATGGTCGGCATCAACTGCGACACCCTGCCCGAGGCCGAGCGCTACGCGAACCGGGGCTGGTAA
- a CDS encoding potassium channel family protein, whose translation MTDDSRQARWENRTEVPLAMASMLFLTAYAVRVLAPGLPEAWKDLCLALTLAAWAAFAVDYAVRWRLSGQRLRFVRKHWLDTVVLVLPLLRPLRIVKLYDAVQRRNEAPRLTLHARVIAYAGLCALLLGFAASLAVYQQEQSAPDATIRTFGDSVWWACTTLSTVGYGDATPVTPVGRLIAVALMFCGLALLGAVTGSFSSWLLQIFTREDEKRPPGS comes from the coding sequence ATGACCGATGACAGCCGTCAGGCACGCTGGGAGAACCGCACCGAGGTACCGCTGGCCATGGCGTCGATGTTGTTCCTGACCGCGTACGCGGTCCGGGTGCTCGCCCCTGGGCTTCCGGAGGCGTGGAAGGACCTGTGCCTCGCGCTCACCCTGGCCGCCTGGGCGGCGTTCGCCGTGGACTACGCGGTGCGGTGGCGGCTGAGCGGGCAGCGGCTGCGCTTCGTACGAAAGCACTGGCTTGACACCGTCGTCCTGGTGCTCCCGCTGCTGCGGCCGCTGCGGATCGTCAAGCTCTACGACGCCGTCCAGCGCCGGAACGAGGCGCCGCGCCTGACCCTGCACGCGCGCGTGATCGCCTATGCGGGACTCTGCGCGCTGCTGCTCGGCTTCGCGGCTTCGCTGGCCGTCTATCAGCAGGAGCAATCGGCGCCCGACGCCACGATCCGTACGTTCGGCGACTCCGTGTGGTGGGCCTGCACCACGCTGTCGACGGTCGGATACGGCGATGCGACGCCGGTGACTCCGGTGGGACGGCTCATCGCGGTCGCCCTGATGTTCTGTGGGCTCGCCCTGCTCGGCGCGGTGACCGGGTCGTTCTCGTCCTGGCTGCTGCAGATCTTCACGCGCGAGGACGAGAAGAGGCCCCCGGGAAGCTGA
- a CDS encoding elongation factor G-like protein EF-G2, which yields MGDKAHAHPGAAGRAATADHPASVRNVVLVGHSGSGKTTLVEALALTAGAVNRAGRVEDGGTVSDYDDIEHRQQRSVQLSLVPVEWGGFKINLLDTPGYADFVGELRAGLRAADAALFVVSAADGVDGATRMVWEECAAVGMPRAIVVTHLEAARADFTEMTRTCAEAFGADDPDAVLPLYLPLHGAKGPDGHAPVTGLIGLLSQRVFDYASGERKESEPGEEQLPLIEEARNQLIEGIIAESEDESLMDRYLGGEDIDFKTLVDDLERAVARGIFHPVLAAAPAAEGARQGIGTVELLELITGGFPTPLEHPAPVVTTPDGKARPALGCDPEGPLVAEVVKTASDPYVGRVSLVRVFSGTLRPDETVHVSGHGLADRGHEDHDVDERVGALSSPFGKQQRVLAQCVAGDLACVAKLNRAETGDTLSAKDDPLLMEPWDMPDPLLPLAIQAHSKADEDKLSQGLSRLVAEDPTMRLEQNQDTHQVVLWCLGEAHADVALERLRSRYGVQVDVVAHKVSLRETFAGKSGGRGRHVKQSGGHGQYAICEIEVEPLPGGSGIEFVDKVVGGAVPRQFIPSVEKGVRAQAAKGVAAGYPLIDVRITLLDGKAHSVDSSDAAFQTAGALALREAAADARIHLLEPVAEVQVLVGDDHVGSVMSDLSGRRGRVVGTEQAPGGRTLVRAEVPEIEIGRYAVDLRSLSQGTARFSRSYARHEPMPPQLSERIREQAQDVS from the coding sequence ATGGGCGACAAGGCACACGCACACCCCGGAGCCGCCGGCAGGGCAGCGACGGCCGACCACCCCGCGTCCGTACGGAATGTGGTGCTGGTCGGCCACAGCGGATCGGGCAAGACGACTCTGGTGGAAGCCCTCGCGCTGACGGCGGGGGCGGTGAACAGGGCGGGCCGCGTGGAGGACGGCGGCACCGTCTCCGACTACGACGACATCGAGCATCGCCAGCAGCGCTCGGTGCAGCTGTCGCTGGTCCCGGTGGAATGGGGCGGCTTCAAGATCAATCTGCTGGACACACCCGGATACGCCGACTTCGTCGGGGAGCTCAGGGCCGGTCTGCGCGCCGCGGACGCGGCCCTTTTCGTGGTCTCGGCGGCCGACGGCGTGGACGGCGCGACCCGCATGGTGTGGGAGGAGTGCGCGGCGGTCGGCATGCCGCGGGCCATCGTGGTGACCCACCTGGAGGCGGCCCGCGCCGACTTCACCGAGATGACGCGGACCTGCGCCGAGGCCTTCGGGGCCGACGACCCCGACGCCGTCCTTCCGCTGTACCTGCCGCTGCACGGCGCCAAGGGCCCCGACGGGCACGCGCCGGTGACGGGCCTGATCGGGCTGCTCTCACAGCGGGTCTTCGACTACGCCTCCGGGGAGCGCAAGGAGTCCGAACCGGGCGAGGAGCAGCTGCCGCTGATCGAGGAGGCCCGTAACCAGCTGATCGAAGGGATCATCGCCGAGAGCGAGGACGAGTCCCTCATGGACCGCTATCTCGGCGGCGAGGACATCGATTTCAAGACGCTGGTGGACGACCTGGAGCGGGCCGTGGCGCGCGGCATCTTCCACCCCGTGCTCGCGGCGGCGCCCGCCGCCGAGGGCGCCCGGCAGGGCATCGGAACGGTCGAGCTTCTAGAGCTGATCACGGGCGGCTTCCCGACCCCCCTGGAGCACCCGGCGCCCGTCGTCACCACACCGGACGGCAAGGCGCGGCCCGCGCTCGGCTGCGACCCCGAAGGACCGCTGGTCGCCGAGGTCGTGAAGACCGCGTCCGACCCCTACGTAGGACGCGTCTCCCTGGTCCGGGTCTTCTCCGGGACCCTGCGCCCCGACGAGACCGTGCATGTGTCCGGGCACGGCCTCGCGGACCGCGGCCACGAGGACCATGACGTCGACGAGCGCGTGGGCGCGCTCTCCTCGCCCTTCGGCAAGCAGCAGCGTGTCCTCGCCCAGTGCGTCGCGGGCGATCTGGCCTGCGTCGCCAAGCTGAACCGCGCCGAGACCGGCGACACCCTGTCGGCGAAGGACGACCCGCTCCTGATGGAGCCCTGGGACATGCCCGACCCGCTCCTTCCGCTGGCCATCCAGGCGCACAGCAAGGCCGACGAGGACAAGCTCTCCCAGGGCCTGTCCCGGCTGGTCGCCGAGGATCCGACGATGCGCCTGGAACAGAACCAGGACACCCACCAGGTGGTCCTCTGGTGTCTGGGCGAGGCGCACGCCGATGTCGCCCTGGAGCGGCTGCGCAGCCGGTACGGCGTGCAGGTCGACGTCGTCGCCCACAAGGTCTCCCTTCGGGAGACGTTCGCGGGCAAGTCCGGCGGCCGCGGTCGTCATGTGAAGCAGTCCGGCGGCCACGGGCAGTACGCGATCTGCGAGATCGAGGTCGAGCCGCTGCCCGGCGGCAGCGGCATCGAGTTCGTCGACAAGGTCGTGGGCGGCGCCGTGCCCCGGCAGTTCATCCCCTCCGTCGAGAAGGGCGTACGGGCGCAGGCCGCGAAGGGCGTGGCCGCCGGTTACCCGCTCATCGACGTACGGATCACGCTGCTCGACGGCAAGGCGCACTCGGTGGACTCCTCCGACGCCGCGTTCCAGACGGCGGGCGCGCTCGCCCTGCGTGAGGCCGCGGCCGATGCCAGGATCCATCTCCTGGAGCCGGTCGCCGAGGTGCAGGTCCTGGTCGGCGACGACCACGTGGGCTCGGTGATGAGCGACCTGTCCGGGCGGCGCGGGCGGGTGGTCGGCACCGAGCAGGCGCCCGGCGGGCGCACGCTCGTACGGGCCGAGGTCCCCGAGATCGAGATCGGCCGGTACGCGGTCGACCTGAGGTCGCTCTCGCAGGGCACCGCACGTTTCAGCCGCAGCTACGCCCGGCACGAACCCATGCCCCCGCAGCTCTCCGAGAGGATCCGTGAACAGGCCCAGGACGTCTCCTAG
- a CDS encoding DUF4365 domain-containing protein: MALAQPEQGGLLPERIAPPRGTLATTACMETLQVGYLHAVAAAAGCSLSQPFPDNGIDWHVSHSAPGHTVDDEVTIKVQLKCTYQIAPNPPGPAFSFTLDNPHLEKLARTPVSVHKILVVMLVPRSQDDWLRAGHDRLDLRHCCYWTNLAGHQVTGRRRTTVRVPTSRIFDDRALCEIMTRVGTGGRP, from the coding sequence ATGGCGCTCGCGCAGCCCGAACAGGGTGGGCTGCTGCCCGAGCGGATCGCACCGCCGCGCGGCACACTCGCCACCACCGCCTGTATGGAGACCCTTCAGGTGGGCTATCTGCACGCCGTCGCCGCGGCCGCGGGGTGCTCGCTCTCACAGCCCTTTCCGGACAACGGAATCGACTGGCACGTCAGCCACAGCGCCCCCGGGCACACGGTCGACGACGAAGTCACCATCAAGGTGCAGCTCAAGTGCACGTACCAGATAGCCCCGAACCCTCCGGGGCCCGCCTTCTCCTTCACGCTGGACAACCCGCACCTGGAGAAGCTCGCCCGCACACCGGTCTCGGTGCACAAGATCCTGGTCGTGATGCTGGTGCCCCGGTCGCAGGACGACTGGCTGCGCGCCGGCCACGACCGCCTCGACCTGCGGCACTGCTGCTACTGGACCAACCTCGCCGGACACCAGGTGACCGGCCGGCGCAGGACCACCGTGCGCGTCCCGACCTCGCGGATCTTCGACGACAGGGCCCTCTGCGAGATCATGACGCGGGTCGGGACGGGAGGGAGACCCTGA
- a CDS encoding glycosyltransferase family 4 protein, protein MKIGIVCPYSWDVPGGVQFHIRDLAEHLIRLGHKVSVLAPADDETPLPSYVVSAGRAVPVPYNGSVARLNFGFLSAARVRRWLHDGTFDVIHIHEPTSPSLGLLSCWAAQGPIVATFHTSNPRSRAMIAAYPILQPALEKISARIAVSEYARRTLVEHLGGDAVVIPNGVDVDFFANVEPKAEWQGGTIGFIGRIDEPRKGLPVLMRALPKILAERPGTRLLVAGRGDEEEAVASLPAEMRSRVEFLGMVSDEDKARLLRSVDVYVAPNTGGESFGIILVEAMSAGAPVLASDLDAFAQVLDQGAAGDLFTNEDADSLAAAALRLLGDPERREELRERGSKHVRRFDWSTVGADILSVYETVTDGAAAVAADERTGLRARFGLARD, encoded by the coding sequence GTGAAGATCGGGATCGTCTGCCCCTACTCGTGGGACGTCCCGGGCGGCGTCCAGTTCCACATCCGTGACCTCGCGGAGCATCTGATCCGCCTGGGGCACAAGGTGTCCGTGCTCGCCCCGGCGGACGACGAGACACCGCTTCCCTCGTACGTCGTGTCGGCGGGCCGCGCCGTTCCTGTGCCGTACAACGGCTCGGTGGCCCGGCTCAACTTCGGGTTCCTGTCGGCCGCGCGGGTGCGTCGCTGGCTGCACGACGGCACCTTCGACGTGATCCACATCCACGAGCCGACCTCGCCGTCGCTCGGGCTGCTCAGCTGCTGGGCGGCGCAGGGCCCGATCGTCGCGACGTTCCATACCTCCAACCCGCGCTCCCGGGCCATGATCGCCGCGTATCCGATCCTGCAGCCCGCCCTGGAGAAGATCAGCGCGCGCATCGCGGTGAGCGAGTACGCGCGCCGCACCCTGGTCGAGCACCTGGGCGGCGACGCGGTCGTCATCCCGAACGGCGTCGACGTCGACTTCTTCGCCAACGTCGAGCCCAAGGCCGAGTGGCAGGGCGGCACGATCGGCTTCATCGGGCGCATCGACGAGCCGCGCAAGGGCCTGCCGGTGCTGATGCGGGCGCTGCCGAAGATCCTCGCCGAGCGGCCGGGGACCCGGCTCCTGGTCGCAGGGAGGGGCGACGAGGAGGAGGCCGTCGCCTCGCTGCCGGCCGAGATGCGTTCGCGCGTCGAGTTCCTCGGCATGGTGAGCGACGAGGACAAGGCGCGGCTGCTGCGCAGCGTCGATGTGTACGTGGCGCCCAACACCGGCGGCGAGAGCTTCGGGATCATCCTGGTCGAGGCGATGTCGGCGGGCGCACCCGTCCTCGCCAGCGATCTGGACGCCTTCGCGCAGGTCCTCGACCAGGGCGCGGCGGGTGACCTCTTCACGAACGAGGACGCCGACTCGCTGGCAGCGGCCGCCCTGCGGCTGCTCGGCGACCCCGAGCGCCGCGAGGAACTGCGTGAGCGCGGCAGCAAGCACGTACGCCGCTTCGACTGGTCGACGGTGGGCGCGGACATCCTCTCCGTGTACGAGACGGTGACGGACGGCGCGGCGGCGGTCGCCGCGGACGAACGGACGGGCCTGCGGGCGCGGTTCGGACTCGCGCGGGACTGA
- the thrS gene encoding threonine--tRNA ligase, which produces MSDVRVIIQRDSEREERVVTTGTTAAELFPGERTVVAARVAGELKDLAYAVQDGEEVEPVEISSEDGLNILRHSTAHVMAQAVQELFPDAKLGIGPPVKDGFYYDFDVEKPFTPEDLKAIEKKMQEIQKRGQRFSRRVVTDEAAREELANEPYKLELIGIKGSASSDDGADVEVGGGELTIYDNLDPKSGDLCWKDLCRGPHLPTTRNIPAFKLMRNAAAYWRGSEKNPMLQRIYGTAWPTKDELKAHLEFLAEAEKRDHRKLGSELDLFSIPEQIGSGLAVFHPKGGIIRRVMEDYSRRRHEEEGYEFVYTPHATKGKLFETSGHLDWYADGMYPPMQLDEGVDYYLKPMNCPMHNLIFDARGRSYRELPLRLFEFGTVYRYEKSGVVHGLTRARGFTQDDAHIYCTKEQMADELDKTLTFVLNLLRDYGLTDFYLELSTKDPEKFVGSDEIWEEATATLQQVAEKQGLPLVPDPGGAAFYGPKISVQCKDAIGRTWQMSTVQLDFNLPERFNLEYTGPDGTKQRPVMIHRALFGSIERFFAVLLEHYAGAMPPWLAPVQAVGIPVGDAHVPYLQEFAADAKKKGLRVEVDASSDRMQKKIRTQQKLKVPFMIIVGDDDMNAGTVSFRYRDGSQENGIPREEALAKLADVVERREQV; this is translated from the coding sequence GTGTCAGACGTCCGTGTGATCATCCAACGCGATTCCGAGCGGGAAGAGCGCGTGGTGACGACGGGCACTACGGCCGCGGAACTCTTCCCCGGTGAGCGCACCGTCGTCGCCGCCCGCGTGGCCGGCGAGCTGAAGGACCTCGCGTACGCCGTGCAGGACGGCGAGGAGGTCGAGCCGGTCGAGATCTCCTCCGAGGACGGCCTGAACATCCTGCGGCACTCCACCGCGCATGTGATGGCGCAGGCCGTGCAGGAGCTCTTCCCGGACGCCAAGCTGGGCATCGGCCCGCCGGTCAAGGACGGCTTCTACTACGACTTCGACGTCGAGAAGCCGTTCACGCCCGAGGATCTCAAGGCCATCGAGAAGAAGATGCAGGAGATCCAGAAGCGCGGCCAGCGTTTCTCGCGCCGCGTCGTCACCGACGAGGCCGCTCGCGAGGAGCTTGCGAACGAGCCGTACAAGCTGGAGCTCATCGGCATCAAGGGCTCCGCGTCCAGCGACGACGGCGCGGACGTCGAGGTGGGCGGCGGCGAGCTGACCATCTACGACAACCTCGACCCGAAGTCCGGCGACCTGTGCTGGAAGGACCTCTGCCGCGGTCCCCACCTGCCCACCACCCGCAACATCCCGGCGTTCAAGCTGATGCGCAACGCCGCGGCGTACTGGCGCGGCAGCGAGAAGAACCCGATGCTCCAGCGCATCTACGGCACCGCCTGGCCGACCAAGGACGAGCTCAAGGCGCACCTGGAGTTCCTCGCCGAGGCCGAGAAGCGCGACCACCGCAAGCTCGGCAGCGAGCTGGACCTCTTCTCCATCCCGGAGCAGATCGGCTCCGGCCTCGCGGTCTTCCACCCCAAGGGCGGCATCATCCGCCGGGTCATGGAGGACTACTCGCGGCGCCGCCACGAGGAGGAGGGGTACGAGTTCGTCTACACCCCGCACGCCACCAAGGGGAAGCTCTTCGAGACCTCGGGCCACCTGGACTGGTACGCCGACGGCATGTACCCGCCCATGCAGCTCGACGAGGGCGTGGACTACTACCTCAAGCCCATGAACTGCCCGATGCACAACCTGATCTTCGATGCGCGCGGGCGTTCCTACCGTGAACTGCCGCTCCGTCTCTTCGAGTTCGGCACCGTGTACCGGTACGAGAAGTCCGGCGTCGTGCACGGTCTGACCCGTGCCCGCGGCTTCACCCAGGACGACGCGCACATCTACTGCACCAAGGAGCAGATGGCGGACGAGCTCGACAAGACGCTCACCTTCGTCCTGAACCTGCTGCGCGACTACGGCCTGACCGACTTCTACCTGGAGCTGTCCACCAAGGACCCGGAGAAGTTCGTCGGCTCGGACGAGATCTGGGAAGAGGCCACCGCGACGCTGCAGCAGGTCGCCGAGAAGCAGGGCCTGCCGCTGGTCCCCGACCCCGGCGGCGCCGCGTTCTACGGCCCGAAGATCTCCGTGCAGTGCAAGGACGCCATCGGCCGCACCTGGCAGATGTCGACCGTGCAGCTCGACTTCAACCTGCCGGAGCGCTTCAACCTGGAGTACACCGGGCCTGACGGCACCAAGCAGCGGCCGGTCATGATCCACCGTGCCCTGTTCGGTTCCATCGAGCGGTTCTTCGCGGTGCTCCTCGAGCACTACGCGGGTGCGATGCCGCCGTGGCTTGCCCCGGTCCAGGCGGTGGGCATCCCGGTCGGCGACGCACACGTCCCGTACCTGCAGGAGTTCGCGGCCGACGCCAAGAAGAAGGGCCTGCGGGTCGAGGTGGACGCCTCGTCCGACCGCATGCAGAAGAAGATCCGGACGCAGCAGAAGCTGAAGGTCCCGTTCATGATCATCGTCGGTGACGACGACATGAACGCGGGCACGGTCTCCTTCCGCTACCGCGACGGCTCGCAGGAGAACGGCATTCCCCGCGAGGAAGCCCTTGCCAAGCTCGCCGACGTGGTGGAGCGCCGCGAGCAGGTGTGA
- the pgsA gene encoding phosphatidylinositol phosphate synthase yields the protein MLNKYARAFFTRVLTPFAAFLIRRGVSPDAVTFIGTAGVVAGALVFFPRGEFFWGTVVITLFVFSDLVDGNMARQLGRSSRWGAFLDSTLDRVADSAIFGGLALWYAGSGDNNILCAVSIFCLASGQVVSYTKARGEAIGLPVAVNGLVERAERLVISLVAAGLAGLHKFGVPGIDILLPIALWIVAVGSLVTLVQRMVTVRRESAEADAAAAAETKTGAETEAQGSEATS from the coding sequence ATGCTGAACAAGTACGCGCGTGCATTCTTCACGCGTGTTCTCACACCGTTCGCCGCGTTTCTCATCCGCCGCGGGGTCAGCCCCGACGCGGTCACGTTCATCGGCACGGCCGGTGTGGTGGCGGGAGCGCTGGTCTTCTTCCCCCGCGGGGAGTTCTTCTGGGGCACGGTCGTGATCACGCTCTTCGTGTTCTCCGACCTGGTCGACGGGAACATGGCGCGGCAGCTCGGCCGCTCCAGCCGCTGGGGCGCCTTCCTGGACTCGACGCTCGACCGGGTCGCCGACAGCGCGATCTTCGGTGGGCTCGCCCTCTGGTACGCGGGCTCGGGCGACAACAACATCCTGTGCGCCGTCTCCATCTTCTGCCTGGCCAGCGGCCAGGTGGTGTCGTACACGAAGGCGCGCGGCGAGGCGATCGGCCTGCCCGTCGCGGTCAACGGCCTGGTGGAGCGCGCCGAGCGCCTGGTGATCTCGCTGGTCGCCGCGGGCCTCGCGGGGCTGCACAAGTTCGGGGTCCCCGGCATCGACATCCTGCTGCCCATCGCGCTGTGGATCGTCGCGGTCGGCAGCCTCGTCACCCTCGTCCAGCGCATGGTGACCGTGCGCCGAGAGTCCGCCGAGGCGGACGCGGCGGCCGCCGCCGAGACCAAGACCGGGGCCGAGACCGAGGCACAGGGCAGCGAGGCGACGTCGTGA
- a CDS encoding 3'-5' exonuclease has translation MTCWYEGPLAAFDTETTGVDVETDRIVSAAVVVQQGAGTRPRITRWLVNPGVPVPEGATAVHGLTEDHLQRNGRWPAPVMEEIARELAEQGAAGRPIVVMNAPFDLTILDRELRRHRASSLGHYMAGSPLCVLDPRVLDKQLDRYRKGRRTLTDLCAHYAVDLDEAHDAAADAQAALDVVRAVGRRFASRLERLSPAELHALQAVWHAAQARGLQAWFARSGTPEAVDPAWPLRPELPAAA, from the coding sequence ATGACGTGCTGGTACGAGGGGCCCTTGGCCGCATTCGACACGGAGACCACGGGCGTCGACGTCGAGACCGACCGCATTGTGTCGGCCGCCGTCGTCGTCCAGCAAGGCGCGGGAACCCGCCCGCGCATCACCCGCTGGCTGGTGAACCCGGGCGTCCCGGTGCCCGAGGGCGCCACCGCGGTGCACGGCCTGACGGAGGATCATCTGCAGCGCAACGGCCGCTGGCCCGCGCCGGTGATGGAGGAGATAGCCCGGGAGCTTGCGGAGCAGGGCGCGGCCGGCCGCCCGATCGTCGTCATGAACGCGCCCTTCGATCTGACGATCCTGGACCGGGAGTTGCGCAGGCACCGCGCGTCCTCGCTCGGCCACTACATGGCGGGCTCACCGCTGTGCGTCCTGGACCCGCGCGTCCTGGACAAGCAGCTTGACCGCTATCGCAAGGGCCGCCGCACGCTGACCGATCTGTGCGCGCACTACGCGGTGGATCTTGACGAGGCGCACGACGCGGCGGCCGACGCGCAGGCCGCGCTCGACGTCGTCCGTGCGGTGGGACGCCGTTTCGCGTCCCGTCTCGAGCGGCTCTCGCCGGCCGAGCTGCACGCGCTGCAGGCGGTGTGGCACGCGGCACAGGCGCGTGGGCTGCAGGCGTGGTTCGCCCGCAGCGGCACTCCGGAAGCGGTGGACCCTGCGTGGCCGCTGCGGCCCGAACTGCCTGCGGCAGCTTGA
- a CDS encoding phosphatidylinositol mannoside acyltransferase translates to MKDRLTDALYGAGWSTVKKLPEPVAVRLGRTIADAVWKRRGKGVLRLEANYARVVPDASPERLAELSRAGMRSYLRYWMESFRLPSWSRERIKEGFVPKDVHHLTDALASDKGVILALPHLGNWDLAGAWVTTKLETPFTTVAERLKPEKLYDRFVAYREGLGMEVLPHEGGSAFGTLARRLRDGGLVCLVSDRDLSASGVEVKFFGDTARMPAGPALLAQQTGALLLPVTLWYDESPIMKGRVHPPIDVPETGTRAEKTSVMTQALADAFATGIADHPEDWHMLQRLWLADLDPAKGPGQGSDEATP, encoded by the coding sequence GTGAAGGACCGGCTGACCGACGCTCTCTACGGGGCCGGCTGGAGCACGGTCAAGAAGCTCCCCGAACCAGTGGCCGTGCGGCTCGGCCGGACCATCGCCGACGCCGTGTGGAAGCGCCGCGGCAAGGGCGTCCTGCGCCTTGAGGCCAACTACGCGCGCGTGGTGCCCGACGCGAGCCCCGAGCGCCTTGCCGAGCTGTCCCGCGCGGGCATGCGCTCGTACCTGCGCTACTGGATGGAGTCCTTCCGGCTGCCGTCCTGGAGCCGGGAGCGCATAAAGGAAGGCTTCGTCCCCAAGGACGTGCACCATCTGACCGACGCTCTCGCCTCCGACAAGGGCGTCATCCTCGCGCTTCCGCACCTGGGCAACTGGGACCTGGCGGGCGCGTGGGTCACCACGAAGCTGGAGACGCCGTTCACGACGGTCGCCGAGCGGCTCAAGCCCGAGAAGCTGTACGACCGTTTCGTCGCCTACCGCGAGGGCCTCGGCATGGAGGTCCTGCCGCACGAGGGCGGCTCCGCCTTCGGCACGCTTGCCCGGCGGCTGCGCGACGGCGGCCTGGTCTGCCTCGTCTCCGACCGGGACCTCTCGGCCTCCGGTGTCGAGGTGAAGTTCTTCGGCGACACCGCGCGGATGCCCGCGGGGCCCGCGCTGCTCGCCCAGCAGACCGGCGCGCTGCTGCTTCCGGTCACGCTCTGGTACGACGAATCCCCGATCATGAAGGGGCGCGTCCATCCGCCCATCGATGTCCCCGAGACAGGTACCCGTGCGGAGAAGACGTCTGTCATGACGCAGGCGCTGGCAGACGCCTTCGCCACGGGTATCGCCGACCATCCGGAGGACTGGCACATGCTGCAACGCTTGTGGCTCGCTGATCTGGACCCCGCGAAGGGGCCCGGTCAGGGGTCTGACGAGGCGACGCCGTGA